The following nucleotide sequence is from Verrucomicrobiota bacterium.
TTTCAACCCCTTCTCCACGGCCTTCTTGGCCAGCAGTCCCGCGGCGAGCATCACACTGGGATTGCTCGTGTTGGTGCAGCTGGTGATGGCGGCAATCAGCACCGACCCGGTGCCGATCCGCGCCTTCTTCCTGGCCGCGGTCTCCACCACGACACGCTTGCCCAACACCTGCCTCGCCTTGCCGAATCCATTCTCCGTCACCGGGCGTTGCAAGGCGTTGAAAAACTCCCGCCTCATATTCGGCAGCTCGATCCGATCCTGCGGCCGCTTCGGCCCCGCCACGCTGGGCCTCACGGATCCGAGGTCGAGCTCCACCACCTGGGAGTAATCAATCCGGCCCGCTTCCGGAATTCCCCACAGGCCTTGCGCCTTGTAGTAATTCTCGTAAATCCGGCAGTGCGCCTCACTTCGTCCAGTGGCTCTCAAATAGCGGACACATTCCTCGTCGATCGGAAAGAATCCCATCGTGGCCCCATACTCGGGCGCCATGTTGGCGATGGTGGCGCGGTCCACCACCGGCAGCGCTGCCGCCCCGGGCCCGAAAAATTCCACAAATTTCCCCACCACCTTCGTCTTCCGCAAGAGTTGGGTGACCGTGAGGGCCAGGTCGGTCGCGGTCACGCCTTCTTTCAACGTCCCGGTCAGATGAACTCCAACAACGTCCGGCGTCAAAAAATACACGGGTTGCCCGAGCATGCCCGCCTCAGCTTCAATGCCGCCCACGCCCCAGCCCACGATGCCGAGACCGTTGATCATCGTGGTGTGCGAGTCCGTTCCAACCAGGGTATCCGGATAATACACGGCGTCCGGTCCCGGAGATGCCTCGCCCCGTCCGGTCAACACGCCTTGGGCGAGATACTCGAGATTGACTTGATGCACGATGCCAATGCCCGGCGGCACCACCTTGAACGTGTCGAAGGCCTGCATCCCCCACTTCAAGAACTGGTAGCGTTCGCGATTGCGCTGGAACTCCAGGTCCAAATTCTTCGCCATCGAGTCCGTGCTCCCCGCGAAATCAACTTGCACCGAGTGATCCACCACCAAATCGACCGGCACCAGCGGCTCGATCAGCTTGGGATTCTTCCCCATCCGGGCAACGGCGCTCCGCATCGCGGCCAAATCCACCAACAAGGGCACCCCTGTAAAATCCTGCAGCACGATGCGCGCAACCACGAATGGAATCTCCTCGGTGCGGGCCGCGCCAGGCTTCCAACCCGCCAAATCACGCACATTCCGCTCCAGCACTTTCAACCCGTCGCAATGGCGCAACACGGATTCCAGCACCAGGCGGATGGAAACCGGGAGCCTCGAAATCGGGCCGAGCCCGGCGGCTTCCAAAGCCGGCAGCGAATAGAACCGCCCGCGGCGCCCGCCACCGAGCTCGAAGGTTTGCAAAGACTGAAACAATGAATGGGGTTGGCTCATAAAAAGACCGCTGGCGGAGCACCGCCAACGAAGCGGCGAAAATGCAGTCCCCGTCCCGGGGTGTCAAGAAACGGGCAGGAGGATGGATTTTCAAGGTTCGAATTCTGATGGGCGATGGGGCCGGCGGCAAAACATCGATTTCTGTGATTCTTCCACGGGTGAGAGTCGCCCTCGTTCGCCAATGGACCATCGAAGGTCGAACATCCCAGCAATTCTCATTTTGACGGGTAGGGCGCGCACTCCGCTGCGCGCCGCTCTTGGAAACAGCCGATCTCGGCGCGCAGCGGAGTGCGCGCCCTACCTTCTTCCGTGCCAAATGAGAACTGCGGCGAAAATCCGCCCTCCCCTTGCCTCGCAGCCCAGGTCGGGTTAGGAGTTTCAGAGTCATGTTGATTCGTTCACCTTGGGTCTTCGCCCGCGTCCTCTCCAGCACGCTGGCGTTGATCGCTTCCTTGGCCCAAGCCTTGGGCCAGAATCAAACCCTATCGCCGGCGACGCCCGCTGCCGCTCCGGCCGGCCCGGAAACCAGCAAGAAATCATCCCCTCACTTCAAACTCGAACTCGGCGCCTTCTGGCAGCTCAACGTGCCGGGCGACCGCTTCGATGCCTCGGGATTGTTGTGGGCAGCGAACGGCGAACTGCCGACGATCAACGATCGCGGGCCCGAACTCTACCGCGTGATCTTCGGCTCGCGATCGAACGTTGCCGACGTCGTGCTGAAAACCAACGGATTCTCCCCGGCGCAACTGCGCAAGTTTGCCGGAATCAAGCGCAACCGGTACGACGGCGAAGGGATCGCCCAAGACGAGCAAGGCCGCATCTATATCTGCGAAGAAACCGACCGCTGGATCTTGCGCTTGGACTCCGCGACGGATTCCGTCGAAAAACTGCCCATCGATTGGAGCCCCGTCTCCGATTATTTTTCCCGGGACAGCAACGCCTCGTTCGAAGGCATCGCGGTGGGCGAGGGAAAACTTTACCTGGCCAACGAACGATCTCGCGCCCGCTCAACAATCATGCCGCCGACTTCAACTACACCGATTTGTGCTTCTTCGAACGCAGCCTTTGGGTGCTCTTCCGCGAGAGCCGGACGGTGTTGCGCGTGGACCCTTCAACGCGGCAAGTCCTCGCCCAATTTGATTTTGGCCACATTGAACTTCGGGCCGACTTCGCCTATCTCACGACCTTTCCCACCGGGACCATGGAAGGCCTGGCCGTCACCTCGACCGACATCTGGCTG
It contains:
- the acnA gene encoding aconitate hydratase AcnA — protein: MSQPHSLFQSLQTFELGGGRRGRFYSLPALEAAGLGPISRLPVSIRLVLESVLRHCDGLKVLERNVRDLAGWKPGAARTEEIPFVVARIVLQDFTGVPLLVDLAAMRSAVARMGKNPKLIEPLVPVDLVVDHSVQVDFAGSTDSMAKNLDLEFQRNRERYQFLKWGMQAFDTFKVVPPGIGIVHQVNLEYLAQGVLTGRGEASPGPDAVYYPDTLVGTDSHTTMINGLGIVGWGVGGIEAEAGMLGQPVYFLTPDVVGVHLTGTLKEGVTATDLALTVTQLLRKTKVVGKFVEFFGPGAAALPVVDRATIANMAPEYGATMGFFPIDEECVRYLRATGRSEAHCRIYENYYKAQGLWGIPEAGRIDYSQVVELDLGSVRPSVAGPKRPQDRIELPNMRREFFNALQRPVTENGFGKARQVLGKRVVVETAARKKARIGTGSVLIAAITSCTNTSNPSVMLAAGLLAKKAVEKGLKVDPAVKASLAPGSRVVTDYLKRTGLAPYLNKLRFHTVGYGCTTCIGNSGPLDPAIEDAVVKNDFVTASVLSGNRNFEARVHQNVKSNFLMSPPLVVAFALAGRVDIDLSCEPLGQDKEGHPVFLADLWPTLQEVRDAMQSALKPEVFRKLYKDFAAQNPKWNEIPSSTGNVYEWDRASTYIQEPPFFENFSLTPGGIAPIRGARALGIFGDSVTTDHISPAGAIKKSSPAGKFLGEHGVTFEDFNSYGSRRGNDRIMTRGTFANVRIKNLMLGGEEGGNTMGPGGEKVSIYDAAVAYQAKGTPLIVIAGQEYGTGSSRDWAAKGTNLLGVKVVVAQSFERIHRSNLVGMGVLPLQFKEGVTAQSLKLDGTETYEVAGLDAHLKPQQDLVLRIARQDGTVEDVPVCCRIDTPIEIDYYRHGGILPYVLRQLMATA
- a CDS encoding esterase-like activity of phytase family protein — translated: MLIRSPWVFARVLSSTLALIASLAQALGQNQTLSPATPAAAPAGPETSKKSSPHFKLELGAFWQLNVPGDRFDASGLLWAANGELPTINDRGPELYRVIFGSRSNVADVVLKTNGFSPAQLRKFAGIKRNRYDGEGIAQDEQGRIYICEETDRWILRLDSATDSVEKLPIDWSPVSDYFSRDSNASFEGIAVGEGKLYLANERSRARSTIMPPTSTTPICASSNAAFGCSSARAGRCCAWTLQRGKSSPNLILATLNFGPTSPISRPFPPGPWKAWPSPRPTSGC